Proteins co-encoded in one Lentisphaerota bacterium genomic window:
- the leuC gene encoding 3-isopropylmalate dehydratase large subunit, whose protein sequence is MTMTQKILARAAGLPRVEAGQLIEAKLDLVLGNDITAPVAIREFAKTGVARVFDKDKVALVPDHFTPNKDIKAAEQCKILRCFACEQNITNFFDTGDVGVEHALLPERGLVGPGDVVIGADSHTCTYGALGAFSTGVGSTDMAAGMALGTAWFKVPSAMRIVLKNRFTDPWVSGKDVILHIIGLIGVDGALYQSMEYAGDGLNALTVDDRLCIANMAIEAGAKNGIFPVDQATRDFLSEVGRARYTEFTPDANASYTQTIEVDLATLRSTVAFPHLPSNTRLARDSGQVPIDQVVIGSCTNGRLSDMRVAARLLKGRHVAKGVRCIIIPATQKIYLQAMKEGLLEIFINAGAAVSTPTCGPCLGGHMGVLAKGERAMATTNRNFVGRMGHPESEVYLSNPAVAAATAITGRITDANELV, encoded by the coding sequence ATGACCATGACACAGAAAATCCTCGCCCGCGCGGCGGGGTTGCCCCGCGTTGAGGCGGGGCAGTTGATCGAGGCGAAGCTCGATCTCGTGCTGGGCAACGACATCACCGCGCCGGTGGCGATCCGGGAGTTCGCCAAGACCGGCGTGGCCCGTGTCTTTGACAAGGACAAGGTGGCGCTGGTTCCCGACCACTTCACGCCGAACAAGGACATCAAAGCCGCCGAGCAGTGCAAGATTCTGCGTTGCTTCGCCTGCGAGCAGAACATCACGAATTTTTTCGACACCGGCGATGTCGGCGTCGAACACGCCCTGCTGCCTGAGCGCGGACTGGTCGGCCCCGGCGATGTCGTAATCGGCGCGGACAGCCACACCTGCACCTACGGCGCGCTCGGCGCCTTTTCGACGGGCGTCGGCTCGACCGACATGGCGGCGGGCATGGCGCTCGGCACCGCCTGGTTCAAGGTGCCCTCAGCCATGCGCATCGTGCTCAAGAACCGGTTCACCGACCCCTGGGTCTCGGGTAAAGACGTGATTTTGCACATCATCGGCCTGATCGGTGTCGACGGCGCGCTGTACCAGTCGATGGAATATGCCGGTGACGGCCTGAATGCCCTCACGGTGGATGACCGCCTGTGCATCGCCAACATGGCGATCGAGGCGGGCGCGAAAAACGGCATCTTCCCGGTCGATCAGGCGACGCGCGACTTTTTGAGCGAGGTCGGTCGCGCCCGGTACACCGAATTCACCCCCGACGCCAATGCGTCGTACACCCAAACGATCGAGGTAGACCTGGCGACGCTCCGCTCAACGGTCGCCTTCCCCCACCTGCCCAGCAACACCCGTCTGGCCCGGGATTCGGGCCAAGTGCCGATCGATCAAGTGGTGATCGGCTCCTGCACCAACGGGCGGTTGAGCGACATGCGCGTCGCGGCGCGGCTGCTCAAGGGCCGTCACGTCGCCAAGGGGGTCCGCTGCATCATCATCCCGGCGACGCAAAAAATCTACCTCCAAGCCATGAAGGAAGGGCTGTTGGAAATCTTCATCAACGCTGGTGCGGCCGTCTCGACGCCGACGTGCGGACCGTGCCTCGGCGGGCACATGGGCGTCTTGGCCAAGGGTGAGCGGGCGATGGCGACCACCAACCGCAACTTTGTCGGCCGCATGGGGCATCCCGAGTCCGAGGTGTATCTGTCCAACCCCGCCGTGGCTGCGGCCACCGCGATTACCGGACGGATCACCGACGCCAACGAGCT